The window AGGCTTCATCTATCAAGGCGAGGCGTCGCTGTTTCCCGGCGGGCCGCTGCGCGGTGAACCGAGCGCCCATCTGCCGCCGACCGCGTTCGTGCTATTCCTGCAAAACCATGACCAGATCGGCAATCGCGCGTTCGGCGAGCGCCTGACCACACTCGCACATCCGCTGGCGCTGCGCGCGGCCAGTGCGCTGTTACTGCTGTCGCCGCATGTACCGATGCTGTTCATGGGCGAGGAATATGGCGCGAGCCAGCCTTTCCTTTATTTCACCAGTCATCTTACGCCCGAACTGGCTGGTGCGGTGCGTAACGGACGCCGCGAAGAGTTCGCGCGCTTCAAGGCGTTTTCCGACCCCTCGCTGCGCGAGCGGATTCCCGATCCGAATGCGGAACAGACTTTCCTCGACTCGGTTCCGCGCGCCGAGGGCGAAGCTGCGGGTGCATGGCGCGACTGGGTCAAGGCATTGCTGACCATACGCCGCGAACAGATCATTCCCCGACTGCAAGGCGCCAAGGCGCTCGATGCGCAGATCATCGGACCGTCCGCCATCAAGGCGCGCTGGACGATGGGGGATGGCCGCGTGTTGATGATTGCCTGCAACCTCGGCGACGCCGACGCGCGCATCGCCTATGACCAATTGACAGACGGACAAGGCGGCACCATCCTGTTTACCACCGACGGCGTCGAAGACGCGGTGCCGGCCGACACCATGCCGGCGCATGCCTTCATTGCAATACTGGAGCCTGCATCATGAGCGACGCACACATACTTGAACTGGCAAAAGCCGCCGGGCTGGCGCGAGACTGGACCAATGCCAGCGGGCAGCCCAAGCAGGTCGCCACGGATGACTTGCGCGCCATCCTTGAGGCGCTTGGGTTTCCCTGTACCGGCGAAACGCAATGCCGCGACAGCACCGCGCGGCTTGCCGAACTGAACAGCCCGCACACTATTCCGTTGCTGTTGACCGGCACCGTCGGCCGCGCATTGCGGCTGGGTCCGCTGACTGCATTGGCCGGACGCGAATTCCGCATCGAGCTCGACGACGGTGCTCGCATCGATGGCCGTTTTCCGGCAGACATGTCTGCCGGCACCGAGTTGCCGGTGATCGAGCACTTCGGTTATCACCGGCTGCTGGCCGGCGATGTCGATATCACGCTGGCGATTGCGCCGCCACACTGTTTTGGCGTGACCGATGCGATTGCCGCAAGTGCGGCTGCCACCGATGATCCCAGGCTATGGGGTCTTGGCGTGCAACTGTATTCCCTGCGCCGCAGCGGCGATGGCGGAATAGGCGACTTCACCGGACTGTCGGAACTAGCGCGGTCGGCGGCGCGGCATGGCGCGGCTGCGCTTGCCATCAGCCCTGTGCATGCGATGTTCAGCGCCGACGTGCATCGTTTCAGTCCTTACGGGCCGTCGAGCCGCCTGTTCCTGAACGCCTTGCATATCGATCCGGCCAGCGTGCTCGGCCCCGATGCCATGCAGGCGGCGCTGGCTGCATTGGGCGGCGATGCAGTGAGCCGCATGGCGCGGCTGGAACAGGAAGAGTTGATCGCCTGGCCGGAGGCGGCGACATTGCGGCTGGCGCTGCTGCGCAAGCTCTATGCGCAATTCCGGATCGGCGGCGATCAGTCCGACTTCGATTCATTCCGCCGTGAAGGCGGCGGCGCGCTGCACGACCATGCGCGCTTCGAAGCCCTGCATGCATGGCGACTGGCGCAGGGCGAAGATGCCTACTGGCAGAACTGGCCGGAAGGCTTGCGCAATCCCAGGGCGGCAGATGTCGAAAAGTTCGCGCGTCAGCATGCAGATGACATCGGATTCCACGAGTTTCTGCAATGGCAAGCCGCGCGCGGCCTGCAGGGCGCGCAAAAAGCCGCGCGCGCCGCCGGCATGCCGATCGGCCTGATCGCCGACCTGGCGGTGGGAGCCGACAATGGCGGCAGCCAGGCATGGAGCCGGCAAACCGAAATCATCAACGGGCTGTCGGTCGGCGCGCCGCCCGACCTGCTGAACACGCGCGGCCAGAGCTGGGGATTGGGCGCGTTCTCGCCGCATGCGATGAAGGCAAAAGGCTTTGGCGCTTACATCGAAATGCTGCGTGCGACCTTTGCCTATGCCGGCGGCGCGCGCATCGACCACGTGCTTGGCCTGGGCCGCCTGTGGCTGGTGCCGCAGCACGCATCGTCCGAGCATGGCGCTTACCTGCAGTATCCAATGCAGGACCTGCTGCGGCTGATCGCGCTGGAGTCGTGGCTTCACCGCGCCATCGTGATCGGCGAAGACCTTGGCACGGTGCCGGCCGGCTTCGACATGCAGCTCGCGCAGGCCGGTTTGCTCGGCATCCGGGTGCTGATGTTCCAGCGCGACGGCGAGCGTTTTCTGCGCCCCGACGAATGGCCCCGGCATGCGATTGCCACAACGACGACCCATGACCTGCCGACGATAGCCGGCTGGTGGCAGGGGCGCGATATCGACTGGCGCGTCAAGCTGGACCTGCTGGAACCGGGGCAGACCGAAGGCGAGGCGCGCCATATGCGTGCGCGCGAACGCTCAGCCTTGTGGCGGGCCATGAGCGAGACCGGATTTGCGCATGGCGACGCGCCGCCCACACATGCCGGTACGGCCTCTCTCGATGCGGCGATTGGCTTCATGTCCGCGACGCCGTCGCCGTTGGCGATGCTGCCGGTCGAGGATGCGCTCGGCCTGTCCGAGCAACCCAATCTGCCTGGCACGATCGAGACCCACCCGAACTGGCGCCGTCGATTGCCGCAGACGGTCGATGTGCTGCTGGACGATCCGGCCGCCGCCGGCCGTCTTGCGATCATGAACCGCTCGCGTTCCGCCACGGAGAAAAGCTGATGTCCATCCCGCGCGCCACCGCACGGTTGCAACTGCATAAAGACTTCAACTTCGACCAGGCCCTCGAAGTCGTGCCCTACTACGCATCGCTCGGCATCAGCCATATCTATGCGTCGCCCATCCTGACCGCGCGCAGCGGTTCCACGCATGGCTATGACATTGTCGATCCCACGCGCATCAACGCTGAACTGGGTGGCGAGGAAGGCTTGCGCCGCTTCGTCGCATGCATCCGCGCCGCCGGCATGGGACTGATCCTGGACATCGTGCCCAACCATATGGGCGTGGGCCCGGAAAACCCGTGGTGGCAGCACGTGCTGGAATGGGGGCAGGGCAGTCCCTATGCGCGCTGGTTCGATATCGACTGGCAGCCGGCTGACGAAACCCTGCATGGCAAGGTGATGGCACCCTTTCTCGGGCAGCCTTACGGCGATGTGCTGGCGGCGGGTGAAATCACCTTGCAATACGACGACACGCGCGGCAAGTTCTACGCGGTGTATTACACGCATCGCTTTCCGGTTTCTCCATCCAGCTATGCCGAGATTTTGCGTGCCGCGCAGGCCGAGTTGCTGAACCCCGTCATTGCATCCTTCGAAGAAGGCCGTGATGAAAACGGGTCAATCACGCAGCAAAATGCCGACATGGGCCTGGGCCAGCTGCGCGGCGCGGGGCACACGCCGGAAGGAGCTGCGGCGATCGAAGCTGCGATCGCCGCGTATTCGGCCGCCACGCCGCAAGGCTTGAATGCGCTGCATGCGCTGCTCGAACGCCAGCACTACCGATTGGCATGGTGGCGCTGCGCCGCAGACGGCATCAACTGGAGACGCTTTTTTGAAGTGACCGATCTGGCCGGCGTCAGGGTCGAACAGGACGATGTGTTCGAAGCGACGCATGCATTGATTTTTCGCCTTTACACCGAAGGCTTGATCGACGGCGTGCGCATCGATCATGTGGATGGACTGGCGGACCCCGGAGCCTATTGCCGCAAGCTGCGGCGAAGGTTGCAAGCCTTGACCGCGCAGCGTCCGCCGGAACTGCCGCCGGCGCCGGCCTATATCATCGTGGAAAAGATACTCGCCAACGATGAACAACTGCGCCAGAACTGGGAAATCGACGGCACCAGCGGCTATGACTTCATGGACCGTGTTGGGGCGCTGCTGCATGATCCCGCAGGCGAAGCGGCCCTGTCCGCGTTATGGGCCGACCTGACTGGACATGAGAAGGATTTTCATGCAGAGGTGCGCGAAGCGAGGCGACAGCTGCTGGCCAACAACCTTGCCGGCGAATTTGAAGCGGCGGCACGTGCTCTCCATGCCGTGGCGCGCACCGACCTGCGCACGCGTGACTTTTCGCTCGGTGCAATCCGCCGCGTGTTTGTCGAGCTGCTGGTGCATTTTCCCGTATACCGCACCTATGCCGACAGCAATGGCCGCGACGATCTCGATCAGGAAGTGATCGATCGCGCGTTGGAACAGGCGCGCCAGAGTGTAGATCGTACCGAAGACCCGCTGCTGGATGTGATTGCCCGCTGGCTGGGCGGCGATGCGCCGCGCGATTCCGCTAATCCGCGCGTGCGCAACCTGCACCAGCGCGCGATCACGCGCTTCCAGCAACTGACGCCGCCGCTGGCGGCCAAGTCGGTTGAAGATACCGCGTTCTACCGCTATGGCCGGCTGCTGTCTCGCAACGAAGTCGGCTCCGACCCTGCGCAGTTTGCAATCGATGTACAGGAATTCCACGAGGCCAATGCAGTGCGCGCGGCACGCTTTCCGCAATCCATGCTGGCGACCGCGACGCACGATCACAAGCGTGGCGAAGACGTACGCACCCGTATCGCGGTCCTGAGCGAATTGCCCAATGAATGGGCGCAAGCCGTGCGTGGCTGGATGCGCATCAATGCGCCGCTGCGCATCGAGGTTGCATCCGACGTCGGGTCGGATACCTCGGCTCCGCATGCCGCCGATGAACTCATGCTGTACCAGATGCTGGCCGGCGCCTGGCCCATCGGGCTCGACATCGCCGACAAGGAAGGCATCGAACAATTCGCGGAACGTATCGAGCGCTGGCAGACCAAGGCTTTACGTGAAGCCAAGCAGGTCAGCGATTGGGTCATGCCGAATGAAGAATATGAAGCGGCGTGCAAACAGTTTCTCTATGCCGTACTGGGACCCGGTCCGAACAACACCTTCCTCCCACAGCTTGCCGCCTGGGTACAGCGAGTGGCTCCGGCCGGCGCGGCAAAGAGCCTGGTGCAGACCGTGCTGCGCATGACTTCGCCCGGCATTCCCGATCTGTACCAGGGAACCGATTACTGGGATCTCAGCCTGGTCGATCCGGACAATCGCCGTCCGGTCGATTACGCCGCGCGCCAGCAATCCCTGTCGACGGCGGATGACGATATTGCGAATATCGAAGACTGGCAGTCCGGCCACCTCAAGCAACAGATCGTGCGCCGCAGCCTGCATCTGCGTGCGCGTGAACAGGATCTGTTCGCGCGCGGCGATTATGTTCCGCTTGCGCTTGAAGGACCGCGCAGCCGGCATGCCATCGGTTTTCTACGGCGCTGGCAGGACCGCACGGCCATCGTCATCGCTGCTCACTTGCCTGCATCCCTGATGGGCGACGCGAGCGGCCCTGCCGTTCCTGCAGTCGCATGGCAGGATACGATCGCTCTACTGCCGCAAATGGCGAACGCGACATGGATGGATCTCTACACTGGCAAGACGGTCAGGGTGGTGAACGGTCGCATCCAGCTTGCCGATGTGCTGGCGATACTGCCGGCGGCCGTGCTGCTGGCGGCGTGATTCAGGACGCACAGCTAAATGTTGAGGTGCCATGATGACTCTACCGGCTGGATTTGTACGCTTCCTGTTCCTGCTCTTGATTCAAGCGTCTGCCGGGAAAGCCGTTGCAGCAGAGCCAGAGCGCCTGGTCCTTGCAAGAGCCGGCAATCTGCCAATACTGCTCACGGCGCCGCATGGTGGGTTGGAGGGCATCCCCAACGTTCCCCTGCGCAGTCGCGGGACGACCTCGATGGATGCTTACACCATCGAATTGGCGGAGGCCTTGGCGAGGCATTTGATGAATAGCCTTGGAGGGCAACCGTACGTTGTCGCGGCGCGATTTAGCCGAAAGTACATCGACGCGAATCGCGCGGAAGCCGACGCGTTTGAATCACCGCACGCAAAGTCGACATACGACGCGTATCACGACCAAATTCGACATTTCGTCGCGCAGATGAAGCAACGATTTCCTCAGGGCGCTTTGCTAGTCGACATTCATGGCCAATCGGAGGATCCAGGCGTTGTTCATCGCGGAACGAAAAACGGAGCAACAGTTGCCGCTTTGATCCGAAAGCATGGGCCAGAAGCGCTGAGCGGACCGAACAGCATTCTCGGCGTAGTCCAGAGCAAGGGCTACAAAGTCTTTCCACCCAATACGCCAATTGGCAACCCACTGGAGGATCGGCGATATAACGGTGGGAACGGTGGGTATACGGTGTTCACGTACGGCAGCCGAAATCCGGATGGCCTGGATACAATACAGATCGAAGTTGGTCGCGACTTGCGAACGGATTCACGATTCATCGCGGCCCTGAGCGACGGAGTCGCCGTCTTCTATAGAACGTACCTTGAAGACCCCTTGTCACCGCACTACACTAGCAACGCCATCAACCCGAGCGCTCCGTGAGCACAAAACCACTTGCGGAGCCCCGCCGGCGACCGTGGGGCTGGGGGCGCGATTCAGTACATCGTTGTTTTCAAGCGGTCTGGCAATTCCTTATCGTACTGTTTCCCATCGAGCTCACCCATGGTCAGGTCACTCAGAATCGTGCCAAGGCTCGGCAAAGCGCTTCGGTCGATATGCTGGTCCGCTTCCCAAAGCCGGGACCTCATAACGGCGCGTGAACATTGAAAAAACACGGATTCAACATGAATCCGGAGCACTGAACGAGGCACTTTCCCATCTACCGAGAAACGGTGTAACAGAGCCGGATCGATAAGAATTTCTGCCTTGCCATTCACCCTGAGCGTTTCACCAATACCCGGAACGAAAAAAATAACGGCAACACGCGGGTCTGAAATGATGTTTCGCAGGCTATCAATCCTGTTGTTTCCCCTGCGGTCGGGAAGCAGCAAGGTCTTTTCATTCTCGACCTGAACAAATCCGATCTGATCGCCCCTCGGAGAGACATCCAATCCCTCTGGTCCGCTTGTCGCTATCACCGCAAACGGCGAAGCCTCGATAAAGCGTTGATAGTGAGGATGGACATAAGCGATTTCCTTTTTTATCGATGCTTCCGCCGGCTTTCCATACAATCGCTCCAGCGTTTCAATATCAGAGATCTGGAAGTTATCTTTCATAGGGCATCCGTTCGTTCAGAATATTTAGCATTGAGCCGACGAAGAAGGCATCTTGTTAAGAGAATCCTTTGGGCGTTACACATGACAGACTGCTTCGATATTGTGCCCATCAGGGTCAAGAACGAAGGCACCGTAATAGTTCGGGTGATAATGCGCGCGAATTCCCGGTGGGCCATTGTCGGTTCCTCCCGCTTCAATCGCCGCCTTGTAAAAGGCGTCGACAAGACTTCTGCTTGAGACACGAAACGCCACATGTACAGGGGGATTGTTCGGAGTGCCTCGGCTGATCCAGAATTCCGGC is drawn from Noviherbaspirillum saxi and contains these coding sequences:
- the malQ gene encoding 4-alpha-glucanotransferase; the protein is MSDAHILELAKAAGLARDWTNASGQPKQVATDDLRAILEALGFPCTGETQCRDSTARLAELNSPHTIPLLLTGTVGRALRLGPLTALAGREFRIELDDGARIDGRFPADMSAGTELPVIEHFGYHRLLAGDVDITLAIAPPHCFGVTDAIAASAAATDDPRLWGLGVQLYSLRRSGDGGIGDFTGLSELARSAARHGAAALAISPVHAMFSADVHRFSPYGPSSRLFLNALHIDPASVLGPDAMQAALAALGGDAVSRMARLEQEELIAWPEAATLRLALLRKLYAQFRIGGDQSDFDSFRREGGGALHDHARFEALHAWRLAQGEDAYWQNWPEGLRNPRAADVEKFARQHADDIGFHEFLQWQAARGLQGAQKAARAAGMPIGLIADLAVGADNGGSQAWSRQTEIINGLSVGAPPDLLNTRGQSWGLGAFSPHAMKAKGFGAYIEMLRATFAYAGGARIDHVLGLGRLWLVPQHASSEHGAYLQYPMQDLLRLIALESWLHRAIVIGEDLGTVPAGFDMQLAQAGLLGIRVLMFQRDGERFLRPDEWPRHAIATTTTHDLPTIAGWWQGRDIDWRVKLDLLEPGQTEGEARHMRARERSALWRAMSETGFAHGDAPPTHAGTASLDAAIGFMSATPSPLAMLPVEDALGLSEQPNLPGTIETHPNWRRRLPQTVDVLLDDPAAAGRLAIMNRSRSATEKS
- the treY gene encoding malto-oligosyltrehalose synthase, producing the protein MSIPRATARLQLHKDFNFDQALEVVPYYASLGISHIYASPILTARSGSTHGYDIVDPTRINAELGGEEGLRRFVACIRAAGMGLILDIVPNHMGVGPENPWWQHVLEWGQGSPYARWFDIDWQPADETLHGKVMAPFLGQPYGDVLAAGEITLQYDDTRGKFYAVYYTHRFPVSPSSYAEILRAAQAELLNPVIASFEEGRDENGSITQQNADMGLGQLRGAGHTPEGAAAIEAAIAAYSAATPQGLNALHALLERQHYRLAWWRCAADGINWRRFFEVTDLAGVRVEQDDVFEATHALIFRLYTEGLIDGVRIDHVDGLADPGAYCRKLRRRLQALTAQRPPELPPAPAYIIVEKILANDEQLRQNWEIDGTSGYDFMDRVGALLHDPAGEAALSALWADLTGHEKDFHAEVREARRQLLANNLAGEFEAAARALHAVARTDLRTRDFSLGAIRRVFVELLVHFPVYRTYADSNGRDDLDQEVIDRALEQARQSVDRTEDPLLDVIARWLGGDAPRDSANPRVRNLHQRAITRFQQLTPPLAAKSVEDTAFYRYGRLLSRNEVGSDPAQFAIDVQEFHEANAVRAARFPQSMLATATHDHKRGEDVRTRIAVLSELPNEWAQAVRGWMRINAPLRIEVASDVGSDTSAPHAADELMLYQMLAGAWPIGLDIADKEGIEQFAERIERWQTKALREAKQVSDWVMPNEEYEAACKQFLYAVLGPGPNNTFLPQLAAWVQRVAPAGAAKSLVQTVLRMTSPGIPDLYQGTDYWDLSLVDPDNRRPVDYAARQQSLSTADDDIANIEDWQSGHLKQQIVRRSLHLRAREQDLFARGDYVPLALEGPRSRHAIGFLRRWQDRTAIVIAAHLPASLMGDASGPAVPAVAWQDTIALLPQMANATWMDLYTGKTVRVVNGRIQLADVLAILPAAVLLAA
- a CDS encoding N-formylglutamate amidohydrolase, with the protein product MMTLPAGFVRFLFLLLIQASAGKAVAAEPERLVLARAGNLPILLTAPHGGLEGIPNVPLRSRGTTSMDAYTIELAEALARHLMNSLGGQPYVVAARFSRKYIDANRAEADAFESPHAKSTYDAYHDQIRHFVAQMKQRFPQGALLVDIHGQSEDPGVVHRGTKNGATVAALIRKHGPEALSGPNSILGVVQSKGYKVFPPNTPIGNPLEDRRYNGGNGGYTVFTYGSRNPDGLDTIQIEVGRDLRTDSRFIAALSDGVAVFYRTYLEDPLSPHYTSNAINPSAP
- a CDS encoding pyridoxamine 5'-phosphate oxidase family protein, with the translated sequence MKDNFQISDIETLERLYGKPAEASIKKEIAYVHPHYQRFIEASPFAVIATSGPEGLDVSPRGDQIGFVQVENEKTLLLPDRRGNNRIDSLRNIISDPRVAVIFFVPGIGETLRVNGKAEILIDPALLHRFSVDGKVPRSVLRIHVESVFFQCSRAVMRSRLWEADQHIDRSALPSLGTILSDLTMGELDGKQYDKELPDRLKTTMY
- a CDS encoding VOC family protein, giving the protein MIDHTGVVVSDFDRSKQFYSAALAPMGFSLLAEFPASVTGHTDVAGFGEPPEPEFWISRGTPNNPPVHVAFRVSSRSLVDAFYKAAIEAGGTDNGPPGIRAHYHPNYYGAFVLDPDGHNIEAVCHV